The candidate division KSB1 bacterium genomic interval CTCCATTTCCGTGGATCGCCTCCGGGAGAACCTGTTCCACAAGTTCCTCTACCGGAACCTGGATAACCCGAAGGTCTATTACGATGACAACATCATCGGGCTCCTGCAGAACTACCGCGCGGCGTTCCTCCGCTTGGCGTATTACTACGCGCAGCGGGGTCAGTGGCAGCAAATGGCGGAAGTCCTGGACAAGATGGAACAGGTGATTCCCGAAGACGTGATCCCGCTCCGGAACGACGACCTGAGTCTCCAAATCGCCCAGTGGTACTATCGAGCTGAGCGGTACGATGAGTTCGAAAGAAGGGTGAAGCGAGTCCTCAGCCGTCGTCCGGAACATCCGGTGGCGCTGAGCTGGCTAGTGAGCCTGTACCGCACACAGGAACGTTACCCTGAGGCCATCGCGCTCCTTGAGAAGTGGCTGAAACAGTATCCCACCGACGCTCAGGCCCAACGGCAGATTCAGGAGCTGCGATCCATGGCCGCGCAGAGGGCCGCGACACCGGACACCTCGCGCTCGTTGCAGGACACAACCAGGCCGTGACGCGACTGAGTCTGCTGCCGAGGGCTCCGGTGCGACGCTTCCTATCAGCGCTGCTGAAGCTGGTTGTAAGCGCGACGGTCATCGTCTTCCTCCTGAGGCGGATCGGGGTTGATGCCGTCACCCAGCAGCTTGGCACGGCGGATATCGGATGGCTCGTCACGGCTTTGGTGGTCTTCGCGGCCAGCAACGTTCTGGGAGCGATCCAATGGCGCTGGTTTCTGGCCGCGCGCGGGATCGCGCTATCGCTGCCTACCGTTTTGGCTTACTACCACGTGGGTCTGTTCTTCAATAACTTCCTCCTCGGCTACGTGGGAGGTGATGTATTTCGGATTTACGACGCGGCCAGAGCCTCGGGCAAACCGGTCGAGGCTGCGTCTGCAGTGTTCCTGGACCGTCTGGTCGGATTTGTGGCTTTGACAACCATGGCCGTAGTAGGAAGTGTGGTATGGTTCAGCCTTTTTCGCGTCGGGGGCGCTGTGGCTCTGGGCTCCGTCCTTCTCCTGGCTGCGTGGTGTGCTGCATTTGTGGCCCTGTTTCACCCCCGCGTGGCTCGAAAGCTGTTCGCAGCAGTGAAGTTCTTCTTTCCAAGCCCGCTCCGCGGTCGCCTGAACGGTCTTTACTGGCAGCTGAATGCTTTTCGCCACGACCGATGGCTCCTGGCCCGGGCGTATGGCTTATCCCTGGCTATCCAGGCCTTGCGGGTGATGGTCCATGTGTTCACAGCCCTCGCTGTCGGGATGCGAGCAAACATGCTCTACTTCGCCGTGTTCATTCCCATCATCGCTCTCATCTCCAGCCTGCCAGTTACATTCGGTGGGATCGGGATCCGGGAGCAGACGGGCGTTACGCTTTTCGGTCGTGTCGGTTTGCCCCCGGCCCAGGCAATGGCTACGGAGTTTCTTGCCTACCTTGTGGGCGTCTTCTCAAGTTTGCCCGGGGGTGTGTATTTCCTCCTAAGAAGGGAACAACTGAAACCCGTCCCACAACTGCCTGTAACGAACGGTGAAGAAAGTCACCCTTGCCTCCAACCGCAGAGGTGATTCATGCCGCAGCTCAGGACGATTCTTTACCCTACGGACTTCTCACCCTGCGCGGAAAAGGCGTTTGAGCACGCTCTGCTTTTGACCAGAGCCTTTCAGGCCCGGTTGATTCTTTTCCACGCGGTGGTGATGTTTCAGGAGACAATTCCCGTACCGGAGGTAGAGGGAGCGCTGGAGAAGCTTTACAGCACGCTTGAGGACCGTGCTGCGAGCCGCTTCCCGGAAACAGGAGCGGGTATCGAGGTGGAGAGAGTCGTGGCGAGGGGGATCAGTGCAGCGGAAGAGATCGTGGGGTTCGCTGAGCAGAACGACGTCGACCTCGTGGTTATGGGAACCCACGGGCGGCGCCACCTCGCGCATCTTTTTCTGGGCAGTGTGACGGAGCGAGTACTCCACAGCACAAAGCGCAGTGTGCTTTGCGTTCGGGAAGAAGCCAAGCCCGTATCTCTGGGCGCGGGCTACCGGACGATCGTAACGGCGATCGACTTTTCCGAGCACAGCCGGAAGGCGGCCCTGTGGGCCGGCACTCTTGCCGATCGATTCGGTTCGGAACTTCACTTCGTGCACGTGGTGGAGGATTCGATCCACCCTGCGTACTACCTGACCGGCAAGACCTCACTCACCGAGCTCATCCCGGAGATTCGCCCAAAATCCCAGGAGGCCATGCAAAAGCTCGCCGCCGAGCTGGGACTCGACCCTGCCCGCGTCCACGTGGTTGTGCGGGAGGGGAATGCGAGTTCAGAGATCGCAAAGTACTGTCGCGAAGCGGATGCAGACCTACTCTGCACGGGAACCCGTGGTTTGAGGGGCCTGGAATCCGTTCTACTGGGCGGTACGGCGGAGAGGTTGGCTCGGAGTTCCCCGTGCGCCGTGCTCGTCGTGAAATAACCCACGACCGGAAGAGTTAGCTGGTTCAATAGGAAAACAGGCTTCGGAAATGAACGCCACTCCGGATAAGCGCAAGAGATTGACGGAAACGGTGCGCTGTGCGGGCTGAGCCTCCAAGATGAGCCCGGCGGAGCTGGGCCAACTCCTGGAGAAGCTACCCCACTACCAGCACCCAAAGGTACTGATCGGGACTCACCCTGCCGACGACGCCGGCGTCTACCTTTTGCAGCCCGATCTAGCCCTTGTGCAAACCGTGGATTTCTTCACGCCGATCGTCGATGACGCGTATGCCTATGGCCAGATTGCCGCGGCGAACGCACTCTCGGATGTCTACGCCATGGGAGCCACCCCTATATCCGCCCTCAATATCGTGGGCTTCCACCGGAAGCACTTCGAACTCGACGTTCTGCTGGAGATTCTTCGCGGGGGGGCGGATAAGGCCGCCGAGGCGGGCGTCCCGATCCTCGGAGGCCATACGATTCAGGACGAGGAGCTCAAGTACGGCCTTGCCGTTACGGGCGTTGTCCACCCGGACCGAATCATCACCAAAGCCGGAGTACGGCCCGGTGATCAGCTGATTCTCACCAAGGCCCTCGGCACAGGAATCGCAACCACCGCGCTCAAAGCCGGAAAGGATCTCGGGCCGCTCCTCCAAGAGATTGTGGGGTCAATGAGTACCCTGAATCGAATTGCCTCGGAAACGATGGTAGAATTTGGGGTGCGCGCTGCCACGGACATCACCGGCTTTGGACTTCTGGGCCACGCGTACGAGATGGCAGTTGCCTCAGGCGTGAGCCTTCGGTTCTACCTCGAGGAGGTGCCCCACTTCCAGGGGGTCCTTGAGCTGGCAGCGGCAGGGCACATCCCAGGGGGCACAGCCAACAACCGGCTCTATCTGGAAGGGCGGGTGATCTTTGAAAGCCAGCTTGCCTGGGAAGAGGAAATGTTATTGTTCGATGCCCAGACGTCTGGAGGGCTCTTGATCGCCTGTCCCGGGGATCGGGCACACGATTTACTTCGCGCGCTCCACGAGCGGGGTGTGGGCTGTGCCCGAGCGATTGGCGAGGCGGTCGACGAACAACCGCCACGCCTCTTTGTGCGACGGTCTCGTGCTTAGTCGGCCTCCCGGCTTTCGGGAAATGAGCAGGGCGGCGAGCTACCCAGGGAGATCGGGTTCCCCTGTGCCCGAGTTGGGTAGAGCGGGTTTGGCCCAAAGCGACTGAAACGTCGTCAGTAAGACCTCACCGGGTTTTCCCCCTTTCGCCTTCTTGAGGTAGCGCTTCTGGGTGGTGTGGACGAGGACTACACTGCTGTTGCGCTGCTTGCTCAAGTAAGCAGCGAGGGACGCCGCTTGTTGGGCCGTACGAGGAGGACATGTCCCCAGCCTTTGCGGATTTCGGACCACGACGTGCGCACCAGGGCCTCCGGCGACGTGAAACCAGAAATCGTGTTCGCGGGCGACCCGAAAGGTGAGGTACTCGTTTTCCTCAGCGGAACGACCCGCCAAGATCTCGAACCCATCAGCGGAGCGGAAACGGAGAAGGTGGGGCCCAGCCCTCCGCGATGCCGCGCCAGCTCGTGCCAACGTTGTGCTTGAGACCGCCGCTTCTGCTTCGCCTACGCAGGACTGTAGCTCGCGCAATTCCTTGAGACTCCCTGCCGATGAGATCCGATCGAGAAGCTCCCGGCTCCGCTCCATTTCGGCGTCGGTCTGGGCCAGACGCTCGGTGGCGATCTCCCCCTTACGCCTCAACTTGCGGGCGAGGTGGAAATACGC includes:
- a CDS encoding flippase-like domain-containing protein gives rise to the protein MRRFLSALLKLVVSATVIVFLLRRIGVDAVTQQLGTADIGWLVTALVVFAASNVLGAIQWRWFLAARGIALSLPTVLAYYHVGLFFNNFLLGYVGGDVFRIYDAARASGKPVEAASAVFLDRLVGFVALTTMAVVGSVVWFSLFRVGGAVALGSVLLLAAWCAAFVALFHPRVARKLFAAVKFFFPSPLRGRLNGLYWQLNAFRHDRWLLARAYGLSLAIQALRVMVHVFTALAVGMRANMLYFAVFIPIIALISSLPVTFGGIGIREQTGVTLFGRVGLPPAQAMATEFLAYLVGVFSSLPGGVYFLLRREQLKPVPQLPVTNGEESHPCLQPQR
- a CDS encoding universal stress protein, with the translated sequence MPQLRTILYPTDFSPCAEKAFEHALLLTRAFQARLILFHAVVMFQETIPVPEVEGALEKLYSTLEDRAASRFPETGAGIEVERVVARGISAAEEIVGFAEQNDVDLVVMGTHGRRHLAHLFLGSVTERVLHSTKRSVLCVREEAKPVSLGAGYRTIVTAIDFSEHSRKAALWAGTLADRFGSELHFVHVVEDSIHPAYYLTGKTSLTELIPEIRPKSQEAMQKLAAELGLDPARVHVVVREGNASSEIAKYCREADADLLCTGTRGLRGLESVLLGGTAERLARSSPCAVLVVK
- the selD gene encoding selenide, water dikinase SelD; protein product: MNATPDKRKRLTETVRCAGUASKMSPAELGQLLEKLPHYQHPKVLIGTHPADDAGVYLLQPDLALVQTVDFFTPIVDDAYAYGQIAAANALSDVYAMGATPISALNIVGFHRKHFELDVLLEILRGGADKAAEAGVPILGGHTIQDEELKYGLAVTGVVHPDRIITKAGVRPGDQLILTKALGTGIATTALKAGKDLGPLLQEIVGSMSTLNRIASETMVEFGVRAATDITGFGLLGHAYEMAVASGVSLRFYLEEVPHFQGVLELAAAGHIPGGTANNRLYLEGRVIFESQLAWEEEMLLFDAQTSGGLLIACPGDRAHDLLRALHERGVGCARAIGEAVDEQPPRLFVRRSRA